One genomic segment of Culturomica massiliensis includes these proteins:
- a CDS encoding YitT family protein produces the protein MAFVTKEKLFSKDFFVTYSWLIGGCFIFALGAVLFAEPNRFAPGGTYGLSIVLHHLLGWRTELTALCMDIPLLLIGIYFLGPKFGIKTVICTFAIPLFMGLIHEIYGYRALLGENQELLSAIFGGIVYGIGIGMIFKSRATSGGSDIIAMILNKYTHISLGQLVILVDCTITLTTVLAFGEWTLPMYSWIVVFIEGKVIDVVLEGGSVYKTMMIVTKQVDMVKQVIINDINRGATLLPAVGMYQGEERNVIYTVLTRREMMILRHRIQEIDPDAFINVIDSKEILGHGFKPLKEEN, from the coding sequence ATGGCTTTCGTTACAAAAGAGAAACTATTTTCTAAAGATTTTTTTGTTACTTATTCCTGGTTGATAGGAGGATGTTTTATTTTCGCCCTGGGAGCGGTTCTATTTGCCGAACCCAATCGGTTCGCCCCGGGAGGTACTTATGGGTTGTCTATCGTATTACACCATCTATTAGGATGGCGTACCGAGTTAACGGCTTTGTGCATGGATATTCCATTACTGCTGATCGGCATTTATTTCCTAGGACCCAAATTCGGCATTAAAACGGTTATATGCACTTTTGCTATTCCGCTCTTTATGGGTCTTATCCACGAAATATACGGGTACAGAGCTTTACTGGGAGAAAACCAGGAACTACTCTCTGCTATTTTCGGAGGAATCGTATATGGAATCGGGATCGGGATGATTTTCAAATCCCGGGCAACTTCCGGTGGATCGGATATCATCGCTATGATTCTGAACAAATACACTCACATTTCCTTAGGGCAATTAGTCATATTAGTGGATTGTACCATCACATTGACTACCGTCCTCGCATTCGGAGAATGGACACTGCCGATGTATTCCTGGATCGTTGTCTTTATCGAAGGAAAGGTTATCGACGTCGTACTGGAAGGAGGATCTGTCTACAAGACCATGATGATTGTAACCAAACAAGTCGATATGGTAAAACAAGTCATCATAAACGATATCAACCGGGGAGCCACTTTATTGCCTGCCGTCGGAATGTACCAGGGCGAAGAGCGGAATGTTATCTATACGGTTTTAACCCGTCGCGAAATGATGATACTGAGACACCGCATACAGGAAATCGATCCGGATGCCTTTATTAACGTAATCGATTCTAAAGAAATCCTGGGCCATGGATTCAAACCTTTGAAAGAGGAAAATTAA
- the nadD gene encoding nicotinate (nicotinamide) nucleotide adenylyltransferase, whose amino-acid sequence MTGLFFGSFNPIHNGHIQIAKYLLINHLCDEIWFVISPHNPLKKNDTLLTENKRLEILEAALTGEKNIQACDIEFGMPKPSYTIDTLNKLSANHPEKTFALIIGADNLRNFHLWKKHEEITARWPVFVYPRPGIDISAISHTHITKIDAPLFPLSSTEIREKIEKGEDITDFVPAHAIKSILEYYRQFL is encoded by the coding sequence ATGACAGGACTTTTTTTCGGTTCATTCAACCCGATTCACAACGGGCACATCCAGATAGCAAAATATTTGCTGATAAATCATTTATGCGACGAAATCTGGTTCGTCATCAGTCCGCATAATCCATTGAAAAAAAATGATACCTTACTCACAGAAAACAAGCGTTTGGAAATTCTGGAAGCCGCTTTGACCGGAGAAAAAAATATACAGGCATGTGACATCGAGTTCGGAATGCCCAAACCGTCCTATACAATTGACACATTAAACAAACTATCGGCAAATCATCCGGAGAAAACATTCGCCCTGATCATCGGAGCCGATAACTTACGTAATTTCCATTTGTGGAAAAAACACGAAGAAATCACCGCCCGGTGGCCGGTTTTTGTGTATCCACGTCCCGGTATTGACATTTCGGCCATTTCACACACACACATCACAAAAATAGATGCTCCTCTTTTCCCGCTGTCTTCCACCGAAATCCGGGAAAAGATCGAAAAAGGCGAAGACATAACCGATTTCGTTCCGGCACATGCAATAAAATCAATTTTAGAATATTACCGCCAATTTTTATGA
- a CDS encoding trimeric intracellular cation channel family protein yields MLDFITIIDYIGTFAFAISGIRLASAKQFDWFGAYVVGLATAIGGGTIRDILLGVTPFWMTQPAYLIVTGVAVLFVIAFGKYVIRLNNTFFIFDAIGLGLFAVVGIEKSLACGFDFWVAIIMGTMTGAAGGVIRDVFINEVPLIFRKEIYAIACIFGGFVYYVCMHIGFPPAFTQLVAAIGVIMARVLAVKYHISLPVLKGL; encoded by the coding sequence ATGTTGGATTTTATAACAATTATCGATTATATCGGGACATTCGCTTTTGCGATCAGTGGTATTCGTCTGGCATCGGCCAAGCAGTTCGATTGGTTCGGTGCCTACGTTGTCGGTTTGGCTACAGCTATCGGCGGCGGAACGATTCGTGATATATTGCTCGGCGTGACTCCTTTTTGGATGACCCAGCCGGCTTATCTGATCGTTACCGGAGTAGCCGTATTGTTTGTGATCGCATTTGGAAAATACGTTATTCGTTTGAATAATACGTTTTTTATTTTCGATGCTATCGGCTTAGGGCTGTTTGCTGTCGTCGGAATAGAGAAGAGTCTGGCTTGCGGGTTTGATTTTTGGGTAGCCATCATTATGGGAACAATGACGGGTGCTGCCGGAGGAGTGATTCGGGATGTCTTTATCAATGAAGTACCTTTGATCTTTCGTAAAGAAATATATGCTATTGCCTGTATTTTCGGCGGTTTCGTCTATTATGTATGCATGCATATCGGTTTCCCGCCGGCATTTACCCAATTGGTTGCTGCGATAGGTGTGATTATGGCGCGTGTATTGGCTGTAAAGTATCACATCAGTTTACCGGTATTGAAGGGACTGTAA
- the gmk gene encoding guanylate kinase codes for MGKVIIFSAPSGAGKSTIVKYLLDKNPELEFSISATSRQPRGKEQHGKEYYFFTQDDFKKRIAAHEFLEWEEVYPGCFYGTLQQEVERIWAKGHTVLFDVDVKGGINIKQKFGKNALSIFIQAPSIECLRQRLIGRNTDSPEKIEERVNKAEYEMSFADRFDTIIVNDNLAEAQAEAEKKVRDFLTNA; via the coding sequence ATGGGAAAAGTAATCATATTTTCAGCACCGAGCGGAGCCGGGAAAAGCACCATCGTCAAGTATTTATTGGATAAAAACCCGGAGCTGGAATTTTCAATATCGGCAACCAGCCGTCAACCGAGAGGCAAGGAACAACATGGAAAAGAATATTATTTCTTCACCCAGGACGATTTTAAAAAACGAATTGCTGCCCATGAATTCCTCGAATGGGAAGAAGTTTATCCCGGCTGTTTCTACGGTACCCTTCAACAGGAAGTCGAGCGTATCTGGGCAAAAGGGCACACAGTTCTCTTTGATGTCGATGTCAAAGGAGGTATCAATATCAAACAAAAATTCGGAAAAAATGCGCTCTCCATTTTTATACAGGCTCCTTCAATCGAATGCCTGCGCCAACGGTTAATCGGACGGAATACCGACAGTCCTGAAAAAATTGAAGAACGGGTAAACAAAGCCGAATACGAAATGAGCTTTGCCGATCGGTTTGATACGATCATCGTTAATGACAATTTAGCGGAAGCACAAGCCGAAGCAGAAAAAAAAGTCAGAGATTTCCTGACAAACGCCTGA
- a CDS encoding YicC/YloC family endoribonuclease, with protein sequence MIKSMTGFGKATVEYNQKKVVIEVKSLNSKQLDINLRMPNLYREKEMDIRNLAKTYLERGKVDVSIYFDNSETDKTVALNRPVIEQYFRQMTEIAGTLGIDTDNNELLQTIMRFPDTLKQQTEELNEEEWLALKSGIEKALKALDTFRIQEGEVLIRDILHRIDLIKSFAAEVPQYEGRRIESVRQRLMEKMKEWEEIRNVDQNRMEQEIIYYLEKLDITEEKVRLNNHCKYFIETAEKEEAPGRKLGFISQEIGREINTMGSKANDHDIQKLVVRMKDELEKIKEQSLNIL encoded by the coding sequence ATGATAAAATCCATGACCGGTTTCGGTAAAGCGACGGTTGAATACAATCAGAAGAAAGTCGTTATCGAAGTAAAAAGCCTGAATTCCAAACAATTGGATATCAACCTCCGGATGCCGAATCTTTATAGAGAAAAAGAAATGGACATCCGTAATCTTGCGAAAACTTACCTCGAACGGGGCAAAGTCGATGTGAGCATTTATTTCGATAATTCGGAAACCGACAAAACGGTTGCCCTCAATCGCCCGGTAATAGAACAATATTTCCGGCAAATGACAGAAATCGCTGGTACATTAGGCATAGATACCGATAACAACGAATTACTCCAAACCATTATGCGCTTTCCGGATACCTTAAAGCAACAAACTGAAGAGTTGAACGAGGAGGAATGGCTGGCTTTAAAAAGCGGTATCGAAAAAGCATTGAAAGCTCTCGATACTTTCCGGATTCAGGAAGGCGAAGTACTGATCCGGGATATTCTGCATCGTATCGATCTGATCAAAAGTTTTGCTGCCGAAGTGCCTCAATACGAAGGGCGCCGGATAGAGAGCGTACGTCAACGGCTTATGGAAAAAATGAAAGAATGGGAGGAAATCCGTAATGTCGATCAAAACCGCATGGAACAGGAAATCATTTATTACCTCGAGAAACTGGACATTACCGAAGAAAAAGTACGTTTGAATAACCATTGCAAATATTTTATCGAAACGGCAGAAAAAGAGGAAGCTCCCGGACGTAAGCTCGGATTTATTTCCCAGGAAATCGGAAGAGAAATCAATACGATGGGTTCAAAAGCCAACGATCACGACATACAGAAATTGGTTGTACGTATGAAAGACGAACTTGAAAAAATCAAAGAACAAAGCTTGAATATTTTATAA
- the lepA gene encoding translation elongation factor 4, whose amino-acid sequence MENIRNFCIIAHIDHGKSTLADRLLEYTGTVTGKDLQAQVLDDMDLERERGITIKSHAIQMDYLYKGQKYVLNLIDTPGHVDFSYEVSRSIAACEGALLIVDATQGIQAQTISNLYLAVENNLEIIPILNKMDMPNAMPEEVKDQIVELIGCKREDIIEASGKTGLGVEEILHAIVERVPHPEGFPSQPLQALIFDSEFNSFRGIITYCRIVNGSLKTGDKVKFVNTGKEYIADEIGVLRLKPEPRKELKTGDVGYIISGIKTSSEVKVGDTITHVNEPCDVAIDGFEEVKPMVFAGIYPIDAEDYEDLRASIEKLQLNDASLTFEPESSAALGFGFRCGFLGMLHMEIVQERLDREFDMNVITTVPNVMYIAHTTKGEVYEMHNPSDMPVANALDFIEEPFIRAQIITPTEYIGPIMTLCLGKRGILLNQQYHTGNRIEITYEMPLGEIVFDFYDKLKSITKGYASFDYYQIGYRKANLVKLDILLNGESVDALSALIHFDNAYDFGRRICEKLKELIPRQQFDIAVQAAIGAKVIARETIKAVRKDVTAKCYGGDISRKRKLLEKQKKGKKRMKQIGNVEVPQKAFLAVLKLD is encoded by the coding sequence ATGGAAAATATCCGCAATTTTTGCATTATAGCACATATCGATCATGGGAAGAGTACACTGGCAGATCGTTTGCTGGAGTATACGGGAACTGTGACGGGAAAAGATTTGCAGGCGCAGGTGCTGGACGATATGGATCTGGAAAGAGAGAGAGGGATTACGATTAAAAGTCATGCCATACAGATGGATTATCTGTATAAGGGGCAAAAATATGTATTGAACCTGATTGATACTCCGGGACATGTGGATTTCTCGTATGAGGTTTCCCGTTCTATCGCTGCTTGTGAAGGGGCCTTGTTGATTGTCGATGCTACTCAGGGAATTCAGGCCCAGACCATATCCAATCTCTATCTGGCGGTAGAGAATAACCTGGAGATTATTCCGATATTGAATAAAATGGATATGCCGAATGCCATGCCCGAGGAGGTGAAGGATCAGATTGTGGAACTGATCGGATGCAAGCGGGAAGATATTATTGAAGCCAGCGGAAAGACCGGATTGGGGGTAGAAGAGATTTTGCACGCAATTGTGGAGCGTGTCCCGCATCCGGAGGGCTTTCCGAGCCAGCCTTTACAAGCTCTGATCTTTGATTCGGAGTTCAATTCTTTTCGGGGGATCATTACCTATTGCCGTATTGTCAACGGGAGTTTGAAAACCGGGGATAAGGTAAAGTTCGTCAATACCGGAAAAGAATATATAGCGGATGAAATCGGGGTGCTTCGTCTGAAGCCGGAGCCCCGCAAGGAGTTAAAAACCGGAGATGTGGGTTATATCATTTCCGGTATCAAGACTTCTTCGGAAGTGAAAGTCGGGGATACGATTACGCATGTGAATGAACCGTGTGATGTGGCGATTGACGGTTTTGAGGAAGTAAAGCCGATGGTCTTCGCGGGTATTTATCCGATAGATGCCGAAGATTATGAAGATTTACGGGCTTCGATCGAGAAATTGCAGTTGAATGACGCTTCATTGACTTTCGAGCCTGAATCGTCGGCAGCTCTTGGTTTCGGTTTCCGTTGCGGATTTTTGGGTATGCTTCATATGGAAATTGTACAGGAGCGTCTTGACCGGGAATTCGATATGAATGTCATTACGACGGTTCCCAACGTAATGTATATTGCTCATACGACTAAAGGAGAAGTATATGAGATGCACAATCCGTCGGATATGCCGGTAGCCAATGCCCTGGATTTTATTGAGGAGCCGTTTATCCGGGCCCAGATCATTACGCCTACGGAGTATATCGGCCCGATTATGACCCTTTGTCTTGGAAAACGGGGTATTTTGCTCAATCAGCAATATCATACCGGAAACCGGATCGAGATTACATATGAAATGCCGTTGGGAGAGATCGTATTCGATTTTTACGATAAGTTGAAAAGTATAACGAAAGGATATGCTTCTTTCGATTATTATCAGATCGGCTACCGGAAGGCAAATCTGGTCAAACTGGATATTTTGCTGAATGGGGAATCGGTCGATGCCCTTTCGGCTTTGATCCATTTCGACAATGCTTATGATTTCGGCCGGCGGATTTGTGAAAAACTGAAAGAATTGATTCCCCGCCAGCAGTTCGATATTGCGGTACAGGCGGCTATCGGTGCAAAAGTCATTGCCCGTGAAACGATAAAGGCTGTCCGGAAGGATGTGACGGCCAAATGTTACGGAGGTGATATTTCCCGTAAGCGTAAATTACTTGAAAAACAGAAGAAAGGAAAGAAACGGATGAAACAGATCGGTAATGTCGAGGTTCCCCAAAAAGCTTTCCTGGCTGTGTTGAAACTCGATTAA
- a CDS encoding putative quinol monooxygenase → MMEYFNKETAEQLTLVAVFKAKPGKRDVLRQALISLIDKTRAEEGSVSYHLYEDREDADRFIFHEIWANETLWKKHMQSEHIVHLLAAADELFAEEPVIQRWQRSVAPNPVIEPDSLVLFAYNRSLPGVEKKWQKILEDLIAPTLAEKGALHYELHISKEDPLDFMFHETWKTVGTWNDHMVAPHLTALLEIINDYTVNGITVIKTRPIA, encoded by the coding sequence ATGATGGAATATTTCAATAAAGAAACTGCGGAACAATTGACTCTGGTGGCTGTTTTTAAAGCCAAACCGGGTAAAAGGGATGTCCTGAGACAAGCTTTGATATCTTTGATCGATAAGACCCGGGCTGAAGAAGGATCGGTGAGTTATCATCTTTATGAAGACCGTGAAGATGCGGATCGTTTTATTTTCCATGAAATTTGGGCCAATGAGACTCTGTGGAAGAAGCATATGCAGAGTGAACATATCGTTCATTTACTGGCTGCTGCCGATGAACTGTTCGCCGAAGAACCGGTTATTCAGCGTTGGCAGCGTTCTGTGGCTCCGAATCCGGTTATCGAGCCCGATTCGTTGGTTTTGTTTGCCTATAACCGCTCGTTACCGGGAGTAGAAAAAAAGTGGCAAAAGATACTGGAAGACTTGATTGCTCCGACTCTGGCGGAGAAAGGGGCTTTACATTATGAATTGCATATCAGCAAGGAAGACCCGTTGGATTTTATGTTTCACGAAACCTGGAAAACAGTCGGGACCTGGAACGACCACATGGTTGCTCCTCATTTGACCGCTTTACTGGAGATTATCAATGATTATACGGTGAACGGTATTACGGTTATCAAAACCAGACCGATAGCCTGA
- a CDS encoding gamma-glutamyl-gamma-aminobutyrate hydrolase family protein, which produces MQPLIGISTNFRTVDGGKFIGMEQVYVNKDYIEAVEKSGGIPLLLPPVSGLEAIQEYVRLCHGFILSGGGDINPLLYGCTPHPKLEAVNTGLDQLQLLLVSEILKTDKPLLAICRGAQLLNVALGGTLYQDMSEVPFPVMLHSQIAPRGDRFHAVALTEDSIPGSLFGHQLWVNSFHHQSIKELGKGLRVVAVASDGIVEAVQSDEKSFVLGIQWHPEMMLVASGEMLPLFCKFIDSCK; this is translated from the coding sequence ATGCAACCTTTGATAGGTATCAGTACGAATTTCCGGACGGTGGATGGAGGTAAATTCATCGGCATGGAACAGGTATATGTCAATAAGGACTATATCGAAGCGGTTGAAAAGTCCGGAGGAATTCCTCTGCTTTTACCCCCGGTATCCGGTTTGGAGGCTATACAGGAATATGTCCGCTTGTGTCATGGGTTTATTCTTTCGGGTGGCGGGGATATTAATCCGCTTCTGTACGGATGTACGCCGCATCCTAAACTGGAAGCTGTCAATACCGGGCTTGATCAGCTGCAATTGTTACTTGTGTCGGAGATATTGAAGACGGATAAGCCTTTATTAGCGATTTGCCGCGGGGCTCAATTGTTGAATGTCGCTTTGGGAGGTACTTTGTACCAGGACATGAGCGAGGTGCCGTTTCCGGTCATGTTGCATAGTCAGATTGCTCCCCGGGGCGATCGGTTTCATGCTGTTGCCCTGACGGAAGATTCTATCCCCGGTAGTTTGTTCGGACATCAGTTGTGGGTGAACAGTTTTCATCATCAATCTATTAAAGAGTTGGGAAAAGGATTGCGGGTAGTTGCCGTTGCTTCTGACGGTATCGTCGAGGCTGTGCAATCGGATGAAAAATCTTTCGTATTGGGCATACAATGGCATCCGGAAATGATGTTGGTTGCTTCTGGTGAAATGTTACCTTTATTTTGTAAGTTTATAGATTCCTGTAAATGA
- a CDS encoding TrpB-like pyridoxal phosphate-dependent enzyme yields MDTKNKRFILTESEIPTTWYNIVADMKNKPRPILHPGTKQPMKAEDLYPIFAKAVSDQEMNQTDAFIEIPEAVREEYKKYRCTPLVRAYGLEKALDTPAHIYFKNESVSPVGSHKLNSALAQAYYCKQEGITNITTETGAGQWGAALSYAAKAFGLELAVYMVKISYEQKPYRRSIMQTFGAQVIASPSMSTKAGRQILTEHPYHQGSLGTAISEAIELATQTPNCKYTLGSVLNHVSLHQTVIGLEAEKQMEMAGEYPDIVIGCFGGGSNFSGISFPFMRHTILEGRQTRFIAAEPASCPKLTRGILQYDFGDEAGYTPLLPMFTLGHDFAPANIHAGGLRYHGAGTIVSQLKEDGYMEAVDIPQLESFKAGTLFAQAEGIIPAPESCHAIASTIREALKAKEEGVRKTILFNLSGHGLIDMAAYDQYNAGNLVNYELPDSTIHESIDKLEKLI; encoded by the coding sequence ATGGACACAAAAAACAAAAGATTTATCTTAACAGAAAGCGAAATTCCTACAACATGGTATAATATCGTGGCAGATATGAAAAACAAACCACGCCCGATTTTACACCCCGGAACCAAACAACCGATGAAAGCCGAAGATCTTTACCCGATTTTCGCCAAAGCCGTATCCGATCAGGAGATGAACCAGACCGATGCCTTTATCGAAATACCGGAAGCTGTTCGCGAAGAGTACAAAAAATATCGGTGTACCCCCCTCGTTCGCGCCTATGGCCTGGAAAAAGCACTGGATACTCCGGCTCACATCTATTTCAAAAACGAAAGCGTTAGTCCCGTAGGCTCTCACAAACTGAACTCGGCATTGGCACAAGCCTACTACTGTAAACAAGAAGGTATTACGAATATTACGACAGAAACCGGAGCCGGTCAATGGGGGGCTGCCCTATCTTATGCAGCCAAAGCATTCGGCCTGGAACTGGCTGTATACATGGTAAAAATCAGCTACGAGCAAAAACCTTACCGCCGTTCCATCATGCAAACTTTCGGCGCACAGGTAATTGCCTCCCCGAGCATGTCCACCAAAGCAGGAAGACAGATACTGACCGAACATCCTTATCACCAGGGAAGTCTGGGAACAGCAATCTCGGAAGCCATCGAACTGGCGACACAAACCCCGAACTGTAAATACACCCTGGGAAGTGTACTCAACCATGTATCGCTCCACCAGACTGTCATCGGACTGGAAGCCGAAAAACAGATGGAAATGGCCGGCGAATACCCGGATATTGTCATCGGATGCTTCGGCGGAGGTTCTAATTTCTCCGGCATCTCTTTTCCCTTTATGCGGCACACCATTCTGGAAGGACGTCAAACCCGCTTTATCGCAGCAGAACCGGCTTCCTGTCCCAAACTCACCCGGGGTATACTCCAATACGATTTCGGGGATGAAGCCGGCTATACCCCCCTGTTGCCGATGTTTACCCTCGGCCATGACTTTGCACCTGCCAACATTCATGCAGGCGGATTACGGTATCACGGAGCCGGAACCATCGTCAGCCAACTGAAAGAAGACGGATACATGGAAGCCGTAGACATTCCGCAATTGGAATCTTTCAAAGCAGGAACACTCTTTGCCCAGGCAGAAGGCATCATTCCCGCACCGGAATCCTGTCATGCCATTGCATCCACTATCCGTGAAGCTTTAAAAGCCAAAGAAGAAGGGGTAAGGAAAACGATACTTTTCAATCTCTCCGGCCACGGCCTGATCGACATGGCAGCGTACGACCAATACAATGCCGGCAATCTCGTCAACTACGAACTACCGGACTCTACCATTCATGAAAGTATCGACAAATTGGAAAAGTTAATCTGA
- a CDS encoding MFS transporter, producing MVTTQIPDGLPKPQRKWAMTAIAIGISVAVLDGAIANVALPTIAQDLNVNPASSIWVVNAFQLAVTISLLAFSSLGDLWGYKKVYVGGLLLFSITSLICALSDSFWTLVLARGLQGFGAAAITSVNTALLRIIYPGRLLPRGMGTNALIIAVAAAAGPTVAAGILSVAPWPWLFAINVPIGLTAFILSAKFLPHNPVKVEGQRFDVPSAILNALTFGLLISCIDGFAHDIRLYILIPGILVMLSFGYFFIRRQLHHPFPLLPVDLMKNRTFSLSVVTSVVAFIAQMLALVSVPFFFQRILHLNEVETGLLLTPWPIATMISAPLAGRLMSRMNAGLLGGIGLAIFGAALFLLGNIPDHPTNFDIIWRMVLGGIGFGTFLTPNNSTIIASAPPNRSGGASGMLGMARLLGQTIGAAAAAIMFAVFPTNGMRISLTFGAGFAILSAIISSLRRKKT from the coding sequence ATGGTAACCACACAAATACCTGACGGACTCCCCAAGCCCCAACGTAAATGGGCGATGACAGCAATTGCCATCGGTATCTCTGTCGCCGTACTGGACGGTGCCATTGCCAATGTAGCTCTGCCGACCATCGCCCAGGACCTGAATGTGAACCCGGCCAGTTCGATATGGGTGGTCAATGCCTTTCAACTAGCGGTTACAATTTCCTTATTGGCTTTCTCTTCATTGGGCGACCTCTGGGGATATAAAAAAGTATACGTCGGCGGCCTGTTACTATTCAGCATCACTTCACTGATCTGCGCCCTGTCCGACTCTTTCTGGACACTCGTCCTTGCCCGTGGCCTGCAAGGATTCGGTGCTGCAGCCATCACCAGCGTAAATACGGCCTTATTGCGCATCATTTATCCGGGCCGGCTTCTTCCCCGGGGAATGGGTACCAACGCCCTCATCATCGCCGTTGCTGCCGCAGCCGGCCCGACCGTTGCAGCAGGAATCCTCTCGGTAGCACCCTGGCCCTGGCTATTTGCCATTAACGTCCCTATCGGATTGACGGCCTTTATTCTAAGTGCCAAGTTTTTACCCCACAATCCGGTAAAAGTCGAAGGACAACGTTTCGACGTTCCGAGTGCCATTCTCAACGCATTAACTTTCGGCCTCCTGATTTCATGCATTGACGGATTCGCTCACGATATCCGTCTGTATATCCTGATTCCCGGAATTCTAGTTATGCTCTCTTTCGGATACTTCTTCATCCGGAGACAATTGCATCATCCGTTTCCCCTGCTTCCGGTCGATCTCATGAAAAACCGGACATTCTCGCTTTCAGTCGTCACTTCCGTCGTTGCTTTCATCGCTCAAATGCTGGCTCTGGTATCCGTACCTTTCTTCTTTCAACGGATATTACACCTCAATGAAGTGGAAACCGGACTTTTACTGACACCCTGGCCCATTGCCACTATGATTTCCGCTCCATTGGCAGGCCGGCTCATGAGTCGTATGAATGCAGGGCTATTGGGAGGCATCGGTCTCGCCATTTTCGGTGCAGCCCTCTTTCTGCTGGGAAACATCCCGGATCATCCCACCAACTTCGACATTATATGGCGGATGGTATTGGGAGGCATCGGTTTCGGAACTTTCTTAACACCCAACAACAGTACTATCATCGCCTCAGCTCCCCCTAACCGCAGTGGAGGAGCCAGCGGTATGCTGGGCATGGCCAGGCTCTTAGGACAAACCATAGGAGCAGCGGCAGCAGCCATTATGTTTGCCGTTTTCCCTACAAACGGAATGCGGATTTCTTTGACTTTCGGAGCCGGATTTGCTATTCTGTCCGCCATTATTAGCAGCCTCCGAAGAAAAAAGACCTAA
- a CDS encoding M24 family metallopeptidase, translated as MRNTQQQDLQLKQERLQKAIRNAKADGCLVSTNINLYYLCGCVYNGYFYMPAEGEPHFFVKRPNDFSGKNIHNIRKPEQLPDLFKAAGIPLPEHLLLEADELSYTEYIRLQHIFNPRITSNATRLLRELRTIKTPWEIGQMRITAKAHALTYSQIPECYRPGMTDLELQYEIEYRMRKNGSVGFFRAFGNNMEIFMGSLLAGENAEIPSPFDFALGGAGIHPSSPLGANGTLLTPGTSVMIDMSGNYTAYQTDMTRVYAIGKLPEKAYKAHETSQQIQEKIIGMARPGTPCSQIYKIAEEIAVQAGLSANFMGTRQKAKFVGHGVGLQINEPPVLTPRSVEILSPGMTFALEPKFVIPGTGAVGIENTFLVTENGLEKITRFPEDIVELTK; from the coding sequence ATGAGAAATACACAGCAACAGGACCTGCAACTGAAACAGGAACGACTTCAGAAAGCCATACGAAATGCAAAAGCAGACGGCTGTTTAGTAAGTACAAATATCAACCTGTACTACCTCTGCGGTTGTGTATATAACGGCTATTTTTATATGCCGGCAGAAGGAGAACCTCACTTTTTTGTCAAACGTCCGAACGATTTTTCCGGTAAAAATATCCACAATATCCGAAAACCCGAACAACTGCCGGACTTATTCAAAGCCGCCGGTATACCCCTGCCGGAACATCTCCTGCTGGAAGCCGATGAGTTAAGTTATACCGAATATATACGGCTTCAACACATCTTCAATCCCCGGATAACAAGTAATGCCACCCGTTTGCTCCGGGAATTGAGAACCATCAAAACACCATGGGAAATCGGACAAATGCGGATAACGGCAAAAGCCCATGCTTTGACATACAGTCAGATCCCCGAATGCTACCGACCGGGCATGACTGATTTGGAATTACAATACGAAATTGAATACCGGATGCGAAAAAACGGCTCGGTCGGTTTTTTCAGGGCATTCGGGAACAACATGGAAATCTTTATGGGGAGTCTTTTGGCCGGAGAAAATGCAGAAATACCTTCTCCTTTCGATTTTGCGCTCGGAGGAGCAGGTATACATCCCTCTTCACCTCTGGGAGCCAACGGAACGCTTTTAACTCCGGGGACTTCTGTCATGATCGATATGTCCGGAAACTACACGGCTTATCAAACAGACATGACCCGGGTATATGCCATCGGGAAACTACCGGAAAAAGCTTATAAGGCCCATGAAACATCCCAGCAGATACAAGAGAAAATAATCGGTATGGCCCGCCCCGGAACCCCCTGTAGCCAAATATATAAAATAGCAGAAGAAATTGCTGTCCAAGCCGGTCTCTCGGCAAATTTTATGGGAACCCGGCAAAAAGCCAAATTCGTAGGCCACGGTGTCGGATTACAAATCAATGAACCGCCGGTATTGACTCCGCGATCTGTAGAAATACTGTCCCCCGGCATGACATTCGCATTGGAGCCTAAATTCGTCATTCCGGGAACCGGAGCCGTAGGAATCGAAAATACATTCTTGGTCACAGAAAACGGATTAGAAAAAATAACCCGGTTTCCGGAAGATATTGTAGAACTGACAAAATAA